From one Musa acuminata AAA Group cultivar baxijiao chromosome BXJ2-6, Cavendish_Baxijiao_AAA, whole genome shotgun sequence genomic stretch:
- the LOC135613601 gene encoding glycine-rich protein 23-like, which yields MRLSSGGTPWRGSLFLASVAACAVMLCYAADLPSPTTSSNDSHGELHQPQLDTTAPAKMYARRQWQTDGSGGGGGGGSNGGSGGGGGSGRNGGGGGGGGGSGAGSSWSWGWGWGYGWGWGSAGGGGGGGGGGGGGGGGGGTSGGGGGGGGGNGTRNGGCWWGCRGNGGGGGGGNNQRQGGGRDGTLSGSRRHNYSSSLYRVGEYARCSGRGRCGGMKLLCPMHCDGPCFYDCQSNCRAHCRFR from the coding sequence ATGAGGTTGTCATCAGGAGGAACTCCTTGGCGGGGTTCCCTGTTCCTTGCCTCTGTGGCGGCCTGCGCCGTCATGCTTTGCTACGCGGCTGATCTTCCATCGCCAACAACCAGCAGCAATGACTCACATGGTGAATTGCACCAGCCGCAGCTCGACACAACAGCTCCTGCCAAGATGTACGCGCGCAGGCAATGGCAAACTGATGGTagcggcggaggcggcggagggGGGAGTAATGGTGGGAGTGGTGGGGGAGGAGGAAGCGGCAGAAATGGTGGTGGAggtggcggtggaggaggaagcGGTGCTGGTAGCAGTTGGagttgggggtgggggtggggttaCGGATGGGGATGGGGCAGCGCAGGAggtggtggcggaggaggaggtggaggcggtggcggtggcggtggcggtgggacatcgggcggcggcggcggaggaggaggaggaaacggAACCAGAAACGGGGGGTGTTGGTGGGGATGCAGAGGAAacggaggcggcggtggaggcggGAACAATCAGAGACAGGGAGGTGGAAGAGATGGCACGTTAAGCGGCAGTCGAAGGCACAACTACAGCTCGAGCTTGTACAGGGTGGGGGAGTACGCCCGGTGCTCCGGCCGGGGGCGGTGCGGCGGAATGAAGCTTCTCTGCCCCATGCACTGCGACGGGCCCTGCTTCTACGACTGCCAGAGCAACTGCAGGGCACACTGCAGATTCCGGTGA
- the LOC103986862 gene encoding AT-hook motif nuclear-localized protein 10 isoform X1, whose protein sequence is MEVRLEQGTMASRETSSLFFGVQKNPVQSQPPAMQSLRLAYVADGTAIFKPISSPSPAPPRPSPPPYQGGDGGENAGAGDGSSAVITPHGLNINVGEPVKRKRGRPRKYGPDGLALNPLSTAASVLPVAGAFSPPAGMANPADATKKPRGRPPGSGNKKQKLGALGSSGTGFTPHVITVTAGEDVFSKIMSFSQHGSRAICILSANGAISNVTLRQPATSGGTVTYEGRFEILSLSGSFLLSESGGQRSRTGGLSVSLAGPDGRVLGGGVAGLLMAASPVQVVMGSFIPDGKKGSKQINPVDPTSAPGKLAADGMTGASSPLSRGTMSESSGGPGSPLNQSTPVCNNSNQQGLSNIPWK, encoded by the exons ATGGAAGTGAGGTTGGAGCAGGGGACTATGGCTAGTAGAGAAACCTCCTCGTTGTTCTTTGGTGTGCAGAAAAATCCGGTGCAATCGCAGCCGCCGGCGATGCAGAGCTTGCGATTGGCCTACGTGGCAGATGGCACGGCTATCTTCAAGCCGATATCCAGTCCATCTCCTGCTCCTCCtcggccttctcctcctccttatcaaggaggagatggaggagagAATGCTGGAGCTGGAGATGGTAGCTCTGCGGTGATCACACCCCATGGCCTGAACATCAACGTTGGAGAGCCAGTGAAACGGAAGAGGGGGCGGCCGAGGAAGTACGGACCCGATGGCCTTGCTCTGAACCCTTTATCTACAGCTGCTTCAGTCTTGCCGGTAGCCGGTGCATTCTCTCCTCCTGCAGGGATGGCTAACCCGGCCGATGCCACTAAGAAACCAAGGGGCCGGCCACCGGGTTCCGGCAACAAGAAGCAGAAGCTGGGTGCTCTAG GATCATCAGGAACTGGATTTACTCCTCATGTTATTACAGTAACGGCAGGAGAG GatgtattttcaaaaattatgtcATTTTCTCAGCATGGATCACGTGCCATTTGCATTCTTTCCGCAAATGGTGCCATATCTAATGTAACTCTTCGTCAGCCAGCAACTTCTGGTGGTACTGTAACTTATGAG GGACGATTTGAGATCTTGTCATTGTCTGGATCATTTTTGCTGTCAGAGAGTGGTGGACAGCGAAGTCGAACAGGTGGCTTGAGTGTATCGCTAGCTGGTCCTGATGGACGAGTTTTAGGTGGTGGAGTGGCAGGACTTTTGATGGCAGCATCCCCAGTTCAG GTAGTTATGGGGAGCTTTATACCTGATGGAAAAAAGGGCTCGAAACAGATTAATCCCGTAGACCCAACATCGGCCCCTGGAAAGCTTGCCGCAGATGGGATGACGGGAGCCAGCAGCCCACTTTCGCGGGGCACCATGAGTGAATCCTCCGGTGGCCCTGGGAGCCCACTCAACCAGAGCACCCCTGTGTGCAATAACAGCAATCAGCAAGGCCTCTCTAACATACCATGGAAGTAA
- the LOC103986862 gene encoding AT-hook motif nuclear-localized protein 10 isoform X2: MEVRLEQGTMASRETSSLFFGVQKNPVQSQPPAMQSLRLAYVADGTAIFKPISSPSPAPPRPSPPPYQGGDGGENAGAGDGSSAVITPHGLNINVGEPVKRKRGRPRKYGPDGLALNPLSTAASVLPVAGAFSPPAGMANPADATKKPRGRPPGSGNKKQKLGALGSSGTGFTPHVITVTAGEGRFEILSLSGSFLLSESGGQRSRTGGLSVSLAGPDGRVLGGGVAGLLMAASPVQVVMGSFIPDGKKGSKQINPVDPTSAPGKLAADGMTGASSPLSRGTMSESSGGPGSPLNQSTPVCNNSNQQGLSNIPWK; this comes from the exons ATGGAAGTGAGGTTGGAGCAGGGGACTATGGCTAGTAGAGAAACCTCCTCGTTGTTCTTTGGTGTGCAGAAAAATCCGGTGCAATCGCAGCCGCCGGCGATGCAGAGCTTGCGATTGGCCTACGTGGCAGATGGCACGGCTATCTTCAAGCCGATATCCAGTCCATCTCCTGCTCCTCCtcggccttctcctcctccttatcaaggaggagatggaggagagAATGCTGGAGCTGGAGATGGTAGCTCTGCGGTGATCACACCCCATGGCCTGAACATCAACGTTGGAGAGCCAGTGAAACGGAAGAGGGGGCGGCCGAGGAAGTACGGACCCGATGGCCTTGCTCTGAACCCTTTATCTACAGCTGCTTCAGTCTTGCCGGTAGCCGGTGCATTCTCTCCTCCTGCAGGGATGGCTAACCCGGCCGATGCCACTAAGAAACCAAGGGGCCGGCCACCGGGTTCCGGCAACAAGAAGCAGAAGCTGGGTGCTCTAG GATCATCAGGAACTGGATTTACTCCTCATGTTATTACAGTAACGGCAGGAGAG GGACGATTTGAGATCTTGTCATTGTCTGGATCATTTTTGCTGTCAGAGAGTGGTGGACAGCGAAGTCGAACAGGTGGCTTGAGTGTATCGCTAGCTGGTCCTGATGGACGAGTTTTAGGTGGTGGAGTGGCAGGACTTTTGATGGCAGCATCCCCAGTTCAG GTAGTTATGGGGAGCTTTATACCTGATGGAAAAAAGGGCTCGAAACAGATTAATCCCGTAGACCCAACATCGGCCCCTGGAAAGCTTGCCGCAGATGGGATGACGGGAGCCAGCAGCCCACTTTCGCGGGGCACCATGAGTGAATCCTCCGGTGGCCCTGGGAGCCCACTCAACCAGAGCACCCCTGTGTGCAATAACAGCAATCAGCAAGGCCTCTCTAACATACCATGGAAGTAA
- the LOC135613416 gene encoding uncharacterized protein LOC135613416 has translation MGRGRGKGKKLTMVTGNEDPGSGGEEVLPTYKRRGRPQKPLKDESDDETERIEDVDNVKLTAQSKEIKGSTMVNGKKRTRYSNAKQNSDLVIDKISAGSQSIDEDSTRSNGFRHNGSRRKSKPRRAAEAGVECK, from the coding sequence ATGGGTAGAGGCAGAGGCAAGGGGAAGAAATTGACCATGGTCACTGGTAATGAGGATCCAGGGAGTGGTGGTGAAGAGGTGCTCCCTACATATAAGAGGAGAGGAAGGCCTCAGAAGCCCTTGAAGGATGAATCTGATGATGAAACTGAAAGGATTGAAGACGTAGACAATGTGAAGCTTACTGCACAAAGCAAAGAAATTAAGGGCTCAACAATGGTGAATGGGAAGAAGAGGACTCGATATTCAAATGCAAAACAGAACTCTGACTTGGTCATCGACAAAATTAGTGCCGGATCGCAGTCCATAGATGAGGATTCAACTAGGTCTAATGGTTTTCGACATAATGGGAGCCGGCGGAAGAGCAAGCCTCGTCGAGCTGCCGAAGCTGGAGTTGAGTGCAAGTGA